The following DNA comes from Phytohabitans rumicis.
GGGGTTAGAGGACGACTATGACGTCTAGGCGGCGGGGGCCGTGGACGCCTTCGACGCGGTTCAGCTCGATGTCGCTGGTCGCGGACGGGCCCGAGACCAGCGTGAGCGGCCGCGTCGGATCGGCCAGCCGGCCCAGCGCCTCCGGCACGCCGGCCGCGATCTGTCCGCTGTGGACGACGCACACGTGGTGGTCGGGCACCAACGTGAGCGCGCGCCGGCCCTGATCCGGCCCCGCGTCCAGGATCAGCGTGCCGGTCTGGGCGATCGCCACCGCGCAGCCGGTCAGCACCGCCACCCCCGGCGCGTCCAGCTCGGCCACCGCGAGCGGCCGCGGCTCGCCGTCCCGCAAGATCTTTCCTTGGTACGCCGAGAGCCACGCCTGCGGCGCCCCAGCGGGTACGACCACGGCTGAGTCCCCACTCAGCAACTCGGCGACGGTGGCCCCCAGCTCGTCCGCCGCACACCGCCGCACGTTCGCCTTGTAATCCACCAGCCGATCGACCAGCACCTCCACCAGGTCCCCGTCCCCGCCGCCGGTCCGGTACCCCCTCGGCACCGTGACCTCCCCTGCGGGCCGCGCGCCCCGCACCCGCGCCAGGATCTCCGCCCGC
Coding sequences within:
- a CDS encoding LutC/YkgG family protein, producing the protein MPRGYRTGGGDGDLVEVLVDRLVDYKANVRRCAADELGATVAELLSGDSAVVVPAGAPQAWLSAYQGKILRDGEPRPLAVAELDAPGVAVLTGCAVAIAQTGTLILDAGPDQGRRALTLVPDHHVCVVHSGQIAAGVPEALGRLADPTRPLTLVSGPSATSDIELNRVEGVHGPRRLDVIVVL